One Candidatus Lernaella stagnicola DNA window includes the following coding sequences:
- a CDS encoding cysteine desulfurase family protein, whose protein sequence is MDGIYLDYNATTPIAPEVREAMQPYLENHFGNPSSTHSYGRAAQAGIAKARNQMALLLGASPEEIVFTSGGTEANNLAIRGAAVALRDKGRHLVTTTVEHPAVTQVMAHLESEGWDVSYVPVDERGQVDPEAVEAALRPDTVLVSVMHANNELGTIMPVADIAARAHAKGVLVHTDAAQSVGKIPARVWDLGVDLLSVAGHKFYAPKGVGALFVKRGTPLAPVLFGAAQEEGRRPGTENTPYLVGLGRAAELAIREQKKLAPQWAALRDRLQDELVSSLPADQVRVNGDLEHHLPNTLSISFRGIQGDALLNGLPEIAASTGAACHADAVSLSTVLEAIDLPLEFAKGTVRLSIGRYTTAEDVDRAAKLIVAKVKEMRR, encoded by the coding sequence TTGGACGGCATCTACTTGGACTACAACGCCACGACGCCCATTGCGCCCGAAGTGCGCGAAGCGATGCAACCCTATCTGGAAAACCACTTCGGAAACCCATCCTCTACGCACTCCTACGGACGCGCGGCGCAGGCCGGCATCGCCAAAGCCCGCAACCAGATGGCGCTGCTGCTGGGGGCTTCGCCCGAGGAGATCGTCTTCACCAGCGGCGGCACCGAGGCGAACAACCTGGCGATCCGCGGCGCGGCCGTGGCGTTGCGCGACAAGGGCCGGCATTTGGTTACGACGACCGTCGAGCATCCGGCCGTCACGCAAGTGATGGCGCATCTGGAGAGCGAGGGGTGGGACGTAAGTTACGTGCCGGTCGACGAGCGCGGGCAGGTGGACCCCGAGGCGGTCGAGGCCGCGCTGCGTCCGGACACGGTGCTGGTGTCGGTCATGCACGCCAATAACGAGTTGGGTACGATCATGCCCGTGGCCGACATCGCCGCCCGCGCTCACGCCAAGGGCGTGCTGGTCCATACCGATGCGGCGCAATCGGTCGGGAAAATCCCGGCGCGCGTGTGGGATTTGGGCGTCGATTTGCTCTCGGTCGCCGGGCACAAGTTCTACGCGCCCAAGGGCGTGGGTGCGCTGTTCGTCAAGCGCGGCACGCCGCTGGCTCCGGTGTTGTTCGGCGCGGCGCAGGAAGAGGGACGGCGGCCGGGCACGGAAAACACGCCGTATCTGGTCGGCCTGGGCCGGGCGGCGGAATTGGCGATACGCGAGCAGAAAAAACTCGCGCCGCAATGGGCCGCTTTGCGGGATCGTCTGCAGGACGAACTTGTCTCGTCCTTACCGGCGGATCAGGTACGCGTAAACGGCGATTTGGAACACCACCTGCCCAACACGTTGAGCATCAGCTTCCGCGGTATACAGGGCGACGCCCTGCTCAACGGGTTGCCGGAGATCGCCGCAAGCACCGGTGCCGCCTGCCACGCGGACGCGGTATCGCTATCGACGGTGCTCGAAGCAATCGATTTACCGCTGGAATTCGCGAAGGGCACAGTACGGTTGTCCATCGGGCGATATACGACGGCAGAGGACGTGGATCGCGCGGCGAAATTAATCGTCGCCAAAGTCAAGGAAATGAGGCGATAG
- a CDS encoding glycosyltransferase family 39 protein, giving the protein MDEAKRPIHRYVLAGLLAALVVFHVVYFMSDARLIVDHDDYYLGMFARDFDAGLVHHLQVAVSGAEKYPLVNWMLSLSYTILPDHSAVFLAVPLLFYLLLILGMYLLARELSDTDTGLLIAFLIAVVPIVDNHSRKFFLQHFATALLPWSFWFLMRIRASGGRAADYIALGATILLANLTHPLAHLNSVPIYVLLFFLPRLTGEKTPLNRRTHLRNSVIVLAGVSALSLVFFRDFAGYFSPDEGFMQLLSKDAASVGAGLTFETYSKEFWSTPFAVLYVVLGGLSLLLPRLLLPLKARAVGAGLVLWYFLVAVFFHLRGFSLIGFTPAYVLLPLLAIVPLVRRLPLEELEPPRRPKLSLVLVGLLLVLGVLTKSAVFFAENEPENFVAGFADRRTIVAQAPVGHEALAYLVHSAPEETIELTIYKLRPATAKVLDPVLERNLHGLSTARLFAAVHGKKLSEFREGPPPRPSAELFYQSSEESFDTASRRRFASWLLDLRRASRTQSLWWYESGAIDYAPALWQAPLFGLIAVRHTSPPSLDYASFLGAADDLPADEVDKFLQGLKTEDLAALAAEARAKGQSAKVGQVYFHWAQREVDSSEQAVQATQAFLRAGMVDRAHRAWEMALSRETDFAARVRAYRSMRELAVVDEAKARFFERYSNLTREQFAAAGKQVDPTAEIQFLASFEVGALRRMIDELAVAGHTDAAIRITEYLLALYPQDHEVRIRRAAVTAQSGKPSQGLWDSFFKESDDFGMQLAGLREIARLEAANHVPGAWFERYATQLAAGQRGNQQNQYMLSSLRVHRFKMQKQWQKALAAVAAMRPNLRPAQRPGVDYEEADIRWQLGNAEVALPLLEKNLRALPSDSPVFADSARLLAVIYASRAMYFEAAKYINIAARSIGDPNSLVRDAARIAAQMREAGEIPRARAMLVDLQDSVDGNARGLLLIEQGKHEMAAGNRAAAKRFFEETGDYLTDATALAWLRETLADWDQQ; this is encoded by the coding sequence ATGGACGAGGCAAAACGACCAATTCATCGGTATGTGTTGGCCGGACTGCTGGCGGCGTTGGTGGTGTTTCACGTTGTCTACTTTATGTCGGACGCTCGTTTGATCGTGGATCACGACGACTATTACCTCGGAATGTTCGCGCGCGATTTCGACGCCGGGCTTGTGCATCATCTTCAGGTCGCGGTAAGCGGCGCGGAAAAATATCCGCTGGTCAATTGGATGCTGTCGCTCTCGTACACAATCCTGCCGGACCATTCGGCGGTGTTTTTGGCCGTACCGTTGTTGTTCTACCTCTTGCTCATTTTGGGCATGTATCTGCTCGCCCGCGAACTTTCCGACACCGATACGGGCTTGCTGATCGCCTTTTTGATTGCCGTGGTGCCCATCGTCGATAATCACAGCCGCAAGTTCTTCCTGCAGCATTTCGCCACCGCGCTGCTGCCCTGGAGCTTCTGGTTTCTCATGCGTATCCGCGCCTCCGGCGGCCGCGCGGCCGACTACATCGCCTTGGGCGCGACGATTCTGCTGGCGAACCTGACGCACCCCTTGGCCCACCTCAACTCGGTACCGATTTACGTACTGCTGTTTTTTCTGCCGCGCTTGACCGGCGAGAAGACACCCCTCAATCGCCGAACTCACTTGCGAAACAGCGTGATCGTTCTCGCGGGCGTCTCGGCGCTGTCGCTTGTCTTCTTCCGAGACTTCGCGGGCTATTTCTCACCCGACGAAGGGTTCATGCAACTGCTCTCGAAGGATGCGGCGTCGGTAGGGGCCGGTCTGACGTTCGAAACGTATTCCAAGGAATTCTGGAGCACGCCCTTTGCCGTGTTGTACGTGGTACTCGGCGGCTTGTCGCTGCTCTTACCGCGCCTCCTGTTGCCCTTGAAAGCCCGCGCGGTCGGCGCCGGTTTGGTCCTTTGGTATTTTCTGGTGGCTGTCTTCTTCCACCTTCGCGGATTTTCGCTCATCGGTTTCACGCCCGCCTACGTGCTCTTGCCGCTGCTGGCCATCGTACCCCTGGTGCGGCGTCTGCCGTTGGAAGAGCTCGAGCCGCCGCGCCGGCCGAAGCTGAGCCTGGTTCTTGTGGGCTTGCTTTTGGTTCTGGGCGTGCTGACCAAGTCCGCCGTGTTTTTCGCTGAAAACGAACCCGAGAATTTCGTGGCCGGATTCGCCGACCGTCGGACCATCGTCGCGCAGGCCCCGGTGGGCCATGAAGCGTTGGCGTATCTCGTGCACTCCGCGCCCGAGGAGACGATCGAACTGACGATTTATAAGCTTCGCCCCGCGACCGCCAAGGTGCTCGACCCGGTGCTGGAGCGAAATCTTCACGGGTTGTCTACCGCGCGGCTTTTTGCCGCCGTACACGGTAAAAAGTTGAGCGAGTTCCGCGAAGGTCCGCCGCCGCGCCCGAGCGCCGAACTCTTCTACCAAAGCAGCGAGGAATCATTCGACACCGCCTCGCGTCGCCGTTTTGCCTCTTGGCTGCTCGATCTGCGGCGCGCATCACGAACCCAAAGCCTTTGGTGGTACGAATCGGGCGCCATCGATTACGCGCCGGCGCTGTGGCAGGCGCCGCTGTTCGGGCTCATTGCGGTGCGGCACACCAGCCCGCCGTCCTTGGACTACGCTTCGTTTCTCGGCGCCGCCGACGATCTCCCGGCGGACGAAGTCGATAAATTCCTGCAAGGTTTGAAAACCGAAGATCTCGCCGCGCTCGCCGCCGAAGCGCGCGCCAAAGGGCAAAGCGCGAAAGTCGGCCAGGTGTATTTTCACTGGGCGCAGCGCGAGGTCGACAGTTCGGAACAAGCCGTGCAGGCGACTCAGGCATTCTTGCGGGCGGGCATGGTCGATCGAGCACACCGCGCCTGGGAGATGGCCCTGAGCCGCGAAACCGATTTTGCCGCTCGCGTGCGTGCGTACCGTTCGATGAGGGAATTGGCCGTTGTCGACGAAGCCAAAGCCCGTTTCTTCGAGCGCTATAGCAACTTGACCCGCGAACAATTCGCCGCCGCGGGAAAGCAGGTCGACCCGACGGCCGAGATCCAGTTCCTGGCCTCCTTCGAAGTTGGGGCGTTGCGGCGGATGATCGACGAACTCGCCGTGGCGGGACACACCGACGCGGCGATCCGTATCACGGAGTATTTGCTCGCGCTCTATCCGCAGGACCACGAAGTGCGCATACGGCGGGCGGCGGTCACCGCGCAAAGCGGCAAACCGTCGCAGGGATTGTGGGACTCGTTTTTCAAGGAAAGCGACGACTTCGGCATGCAACTGGCCGGCCTTCGCGAGATCGCGCGACTCGAGGCGGCCAACCACGTACCCGGCGCATGGTTTGAGCGCTACGCGACTCAGTTGGCGGCGGGGCAACGCGGCAACCAGCAAAACCAATACATGTTGAGCTCGCTGCGGGTGCACCGGTTCAAGATGCAAAAGCAATGGCAGAAGGCGTTGGCGGCGGTGGCGGCGATGCGTCCAAACCTGCGGCCGGCGCAACGGCCCGGCGTCGATTACGAGGAAGCCGATATCCGCTGGCAATTAGGTAACGCTGAAGTAGCGCTGCCGCTTCTGGAAAAGAACCTGCGCGCGCTGCCGTCCGATAGCCCGGTATTCGCCGATTCGGCGCGCTTGCTGGCCGTCATCTACGCGAGCCGCGCCATGTACTTCGAAGCCGCCAAGTACATCAACATCGCTGCGCGCAGCATCGGCGACCCCAACTCCCTGGTGAGGGACGCAGCCCGCATCGCCGCGCAAATGCGTGAAGCGGGCGAAATACCGCGTGCGCGCGCTATGCTCGTCGATCTGCAGGATTCGGTCGACGGTAACGCCCGCGGTCTGTTGTTAATCGAGCAGGGTAAACACGAAATGGCCGCGGGAAACCGCGCCGCCGCCAAACGCTTTTTCGAGGAAACCGGCGATTACCTGACCGACGCCACCGCCCTGGCGTGGTTACGCGAAACCCTCGCCGATTGGGATCAACAGTAG
- a CDS encoding alpha/beta hydrolase has product MRRTKRGVVKSFDGTKIRYDSNGDGLPLVLVDGIGCDGYVWKYLHRDFGDNCRTIHMHYRGHGTSDMPADTNFLSIEDLADDIAYILDDDEVEDAILVGHSMGCQVIFEFARRYPDRVLGLAPICGPYGHALKTFHDNRLLETIFPFIYPLFVLTPWVPGAIWRRLVPTELAYQIATNLEINGRMVEYDDFMPYLKFIGQIDLRMFAKMLDHCARHTAEDFLPTITKPVMIIAGENDTFTPMHVQEKMNEMIPGSELLIVPQGSHTAPIEMPQLINLRIERWLLQHFSDRYPEAGVRNNRATA; this is encoded by the coding sequence ATGCGACGCACGAAACGTGGTGTAGTCAAAAGCTTCGACGGCACGAAAATCCGGTATGACAGCAACGGCGACGGCCTGCCGTTGGTGCTGGTCGACGGCATCGGTTGTGACGGCTACGTGTGGAAGTACCTCCACCGCGATTTCGGCGACAACTGCCGTACGATTCACATGCACTATCGCGGCCACGGCACTAGCGACATGCCCGCCGACACCAATTTTCTTTCCATCGAAGATCTGGCCGACGACATCGCTTACATTCTCGATGACGATGAAGTCGAAGATGCGATCCTGGTCGGTCATTCGATGGGTTGCCAGGTGATTTTCGAATTCGCGCGGCGTTACCCCGACCGCGTGCTCGGCCTCGCGCCGATATGCGGCCCCTACGGTCACGCGCTAAAGACCTTCCACGACAATCGTCTGCTTGAAACGATTTTCCCTTTTATCTATCCGCTATTCGTGCTGACCCCGTGGGTGCCTGGGGCCATTTGGCGCCGGCTTGTGCCGACCGAGCTGGCCTATCAAATCGCCACGAACCTCGAGATCAACGGCCGCATGGTCGAGTACGACGATTTCATGCCGTATCTGAAGTTCATCGGCCAAATCGACTTGCGCATGTTCGCCAAGATGCTCGACCACTGCGCGCGGCACACAGCCGAGGATTTCCTGCCGACGATCACTAAGCCGGTGATGATCATCGCCGGCGAAAACGACACCTTCACGCCGATGCACGTGCAGGAAAAAATGAACGAAATGATTCCCGGGTCGGAACTTCTGATCGTACCCCAGGGCAGCCACACAGCGCCGATCGAGATGCCGCAACTGATCAACCTGCGCATCGAGCGCTGGCTGCTGCAGCATTTTTCCGACCGTTACCCCGAAGCCGGCGTCCGCAACAATCGCGCGACGGCCTAA
- a CDS encoding MltA domain-containing protein, which produces MHPKTLILLLLLALAWPAASQQTPTVVGDDGEVRSLLLALDRQEKYLQTKGAASLRLGSRRVTKAHALATVRELRKLVLAKHGRADFGAELARRFEIVRVADDALFTAYHSPLLRVSRQRSTAYPVPILGRPADIVARKGKVYRRVAGKLTSAPTRAEITDGAYDPARHAVAWTENSVSYYYAQIQGSAMALFPDGTRRTLLYNGNNGHPYVSVENDILKAVPAAQRPGGYLGLRRYMRAHPEVAERFFRRNPRYIFFKLSDRPPAGMANSPLTAKRSIATDKRYYSAGLVGLVTFPEPRHTPTGVAKRNVRYIVADVDTGAAIKGPSRVDIYFGEGSVEQLFAAGLKDKGTLSYLLLRR; this is translated from the coding sequence ATGCACCCGAAAACCCTGATTTTGCTGCTCCTGCTCGCGCTGGCCTGGCCTGCCGCGAGCCAACAAACGCCGACCGTGGTCGGCGACGACGGCGAGGTGCGTTCACTGCTGCTGGCGCTGGATCGTCAGGAGAAATATCTGCAAACCAAAGGGGCCGCATCCCTGCGCCTCGGTTCGCGCCGGGTGACCAAAGCGCACGCGCTGGCCACGGTGCGGGAGTTGCGCAAGCTGGTGCTCGCCAAGCACGGGCGGGCGGATTTCGGCGCCGAACTGGCCCGCCGTTTCGAAATCGTGCGCGTCGCCGACGATGCGTTGTTCACCGCTTACCATTCGCCGCTGCTGCGCGTGAGCCGGCAGCGTTCGACGGCCTACCCGGTGCCGATTCTTGGACGCCCGGCAGACATCGTGGCTCGCAAGGGCAAGGTGTACCGTCGTGTCGCCGGGAAACTGACGTCGGCGCCGACACGGGCGGAGATCACCGACGGCGCCTACGACCCGGCGCGTCATGCCGTGGCCTGGACCGAGAATTCGGTCAGCTACTATTACGCGCAGATTCAAGGCAGCGCGATGGCGCTGTTTCCCGATGGCACCCGTCGCACGCTGCTCTACAATGGCAACAACGGCCATCCCTACGTGTCGGTCGAGAATGACATTCTAAAAGCCGTGCCCGCGGCCCAGCGGCCGGGCGGTTATCTTGGGCTGCGTCGCTACATGCGGGCGCACCCGGAAGTCGCCGAGCGCTTTTTTCGCCGCAATCCGCGTTACATCTTTTTCAAACTCAGCGACCGCCCACCCGCCGGCATGGCCAACTCGCCGCTAACGGCCAAGCGATCGATCGCCACCGACAAGCGCTATTACAGCGCGGGCCTCGTCGGCTTGGTGACCTTTCCCGAGCCGCGCCACACCCCCACCGGCGTCGCGAAGCGGAACGTGCGCTACATCGTGGCCGACGTCGACACCGGCGCGGCGATCAAGGGGCCGTCGCGGGTCGACATCTATTTCGGCGAGGGCTCGGTCGAGCAGCTTTTCGCCGCGGGTTTGAAGGACAAAGGCACGCTTTCCTACCTCTTGTTGCGCCGATAA
- a CDS encoding twin-arginine translocase TatA/TatE family subunit, whose protein sequence is MFGLGSSEILLIIVAIVILLAMGKLPDVARKAGGAYRAYRKVDDDLRTMRDPTKIIDILTEDHSVTEKKDAPNDTRKA, encoded by the coding sequence ATGTTTGGCCTGGGTTCGAGCGAAATTCTGCTGATTATTGTCGCGATTGTCATTCTGCTCGCCATGGGCAAACTGCCGGATGTCGCCCGCAAAGCCGGCGGCGCGTACCGCGCCTACCGCAAGGTCGACGACGACCTGCGCACGATGCGCGACCCCACCAAAATCATCGATATCCTCACCGAAGATCATAGCGTTACCGAAAAGAAGGACGCACCCAACGACACGCGGAAGGCGTGA
- a CDS encoding alpha/beta hydrolase produces MKSQPAKQRRWWPMLGAAVVLIAAVVLFFHWWGGGAARFVEATAKQNDIRVRRNVPVSPEAPALRVDLFVPTTGENLPIAAVLPGGGWNMGHKGLKAVQFLAGWLAERGVIGVAMDYRLIPAVSPTEQTRDVARGVAWLALHATEFRGDPHRIFLVGHSAGAHLAALVACDRRYLDKQGTSADVPAGIVAISNVFDLRNTEHPLGSIAKRKITTVFRDAATRELLSPLLYVQPGAPPFLILHGMGDHLIALDQGAAMVEALHAAGTQAEFHDLPGRDHIGLFHNMDEPGDAAAEMTLAYIRDH; encoded by the coding sequence ATGAAATCACAACCGGCGAAACAACGACGTTGGTGGCCGATGCTTGGCGCGGCGGTCGTGCTGATCGCGGCGGTCGTGCTGTTTTTTCATTGGTGGGGCGGCGGTGCAGCGCGATTCGTTGAAGCCACGGCGAAGCAAAATGACATCCGCGTGCGGCGCAATGTGCCGGTATCGCCGGAAGCGCCGGCCTTGCGGGTCGACCTTTTTGTGCCTACCACCGGCGAGAATCTACCGATTGCGGCGGTGCTGCCCGGCGGCGGCTGGAATATGGGCCATAAGGGTCTGAAAGCCGTGCAATTCCTGGCCGGGTGGCTGGCCGAGCGCGGTGTCATCGGCGTGGCGATGGATTATCGTCTAATCCCGGCTGTGTCGCCGACCGAACAAACCCGTGACGTAGCGCGCGGCGTGGCGTGGCTGGCGTTGCACGCCACCGAGTTTCGCGGCGACCCGCACCGTATTTTTCTGGTTGGTCATAGCGCCGGGGCCCATTTGGCGGCGCTGGTGGCTTGCGACCGGCGCTATCTCGACAAGCAAGGAACGTCGGCGGACGTGCCGGCGGGTATTGTGGCGATCTCGAATGTTTTCGATTTGCGTAATACCGAACATCCACTGGGTTCCATCGCCAAGCGCAAGATTACGACGGTGTTTCGCGACGCGGCGACCCGGGAATTGCTTTCGCCGCTCCTGTATGTGCAGCCCGGTGCGCCGCCCTTCTTGATTCTGCACGGCATGGGCGACCACCTGATTGCTCTCGACCAAGGCGCCGCGATGGTTGAAGCGTTGCACGCCGCCGGTACCCAAGCCGAATTTCACGACTTACCCGGCCGCGACCACATCGGCCTGTTTCATAACATGGACGAACCCGGCGATGCCGCCGCAGAAATGACCCTCGCCTACATTCGTGATCACTAA
- the arcC gene encoding carbamate kinase: protein MDIYRSDRQMVLVALGGNALIRQGDTPDVSTQERNADEIVSRLMVLVERDFNLVVSHGNGPQVGNLLLRTDRTADVLPRMPLDVLVAETAGSMGYFLQQAFLNHMRHTELRRYVVTVITQVIVDANDPAFARPSKPIGMHYDKQQAKQLQQDLGWEMVHEGDRGWRRVVPSPRPLKIVQRHMIRHSVQEGNIVIACGGGGIPIMVNKDGNYEGVEAVIDKDLTSSMLASETKADTLIILMPEPQVYVDFGTPRQRSLDRVNLSQTTDYLAEGHFPPGSIGPKVSAAIQFVQRGGRRAIITNAENLTAALDGQAGTTIVP, encoded by the coding sequence ATGGACATTTATCGCAGCGATCGCCAGATGGTCCTGGTTGCCCTGGGCGGCAACGCGTTGATTCGCCAGGGTGACACGCCCGACGTGAGCACCCAGGAACGCAACGCGGACGAGATCGTCTCGCGGCTGATGGTGTTAGTCGAACGCGATTTCAACCTCGTCGTCTCCCACGGCAACGGGCCGCAAGTCGGCAATCTGCTGCTGCGCACCGATCGCACCGCCGACGTGCTGCCGCGCATGCCTCTGGATGTTCTCGTGGCCGAAACCGCCGGTTCGATGGGTTATTTTCTACAGCAAGCCTTTTTGAACCACATGCGCCACACCGAGCTTCGCCGGTATGTCGTGACGGTCATCACGCAGGTGATCGTCGACGCCAATGACCCGGCTTTCGCGCGGCCCAGCAAGCCGATCGGCATGCACTACGATAAGCAACAAGCCAAGCAACTCCAGCAGGATCTCGGTTGGGAGATGGTCCACGAGGGGGACCGCGGTTGGCGCCGCGTCGTGCCCAGCCCGCGACCGCTGAAAATCGTGCAGCGACACATGATTCGTCACTCGGTCCAAGAGGGCAACATTGTCATCGCCTGCGGCGGCGGCGGTATCCCGATCATGGTCAACAAGGACGGCAACTATGAAGGCGTCGAGGCGGTGATCGACAAAGACCTGACCAGTTCGATGCTCGCCTCGGAAACCAAGGCCGATACCTTGATCATTCTAATGCCTGAGCCGCAAGTGTACGTGGATTTCGGCACGCCGCGGCAACGATCGCTGGACCGCGTCAACCTCTCGCAAACAACTGACTACCTCGCCGAGGGGCATTTCCCGCCGGGCAGCATCGGACCGAAGGTGTCGGCCGCGATCCAGTTCGTGCAACGCGGCGGGAGGCGGGCGATCATCACCAACGCCGAAAACCTTACCGCCGCCCTCGACGGCCAAGCCGGCACGACGATCGTCCCCTAG
- a CDS encoding matrixin family metalloprotease translates to MRFRLSLLWAFLFLIAAGPAVAFEYSDCAGQICQWDSYPISYYVRQPLGVDLADGPTVTALRKSIERWNYDRQTFCAPLEFRYDGRRESETPGAQDNRNTVFFETDLWLFGKQALAVTTLWFDNTGTLREADIAFNAMDYRWSLDTNDPQNAIYEIRPTLTHEAGHFWGLDHTAVKSATMYAYYTSRFRTEDLDEDDIQAAAELFCGEPLPADDADEPNDGFYNSRALDGRTELSNNRLYDDDWYILDLQAGRRLKVTITDESADRFKSIELWESGDGADSRERCDGDCAQVLGEAGEARKAWLRITGDYDEHGVRSATYSALLEQVLPGEEGELTDDDEPGGDGDDDDDSGRGCATLHAGRGPLDLGMFVLLSMVALLVLRRRRR, encoded by the coding sequence ATGAGATTTCGATTGTCGCTACTGTGGGCGTTTCTCTTCCTAATCGCGGCCGGTCCGGCCGTCGCTTTCGAATACAGCGATTGCGCGGGGCAGATTTGCCAATGGGACAGTTACCCCATTTCCTACTACGTTCGGCAACCGCTGGGCGTGGACCTTGCCGACGGTCCGACGGTGACAGCGCTGCGCAAATCCATCGAGCGTTGGAATTACGATCGCCAGACCTTTTGCGCGCCGCTTGAATTCCGCTACGACGGTCGCCGCGAAAGCGAGACGCCTGGGGCGCAGGATAATCGCAACACGGTCTTTTTCGAGACCGATCTTTGGCTTTTCGGCAAGCAGGCGCTGGCGGTCACGACGCTGTGGTTCGACAACACGGGCACGTTGCGCGAGGCCGATATTGCCTTCAACGCCATGGATTACCGCTGGTCGCTGGATACGAACGACCCGCAAAACGCCATTTACGAAATTCGCCCGACGTTGACGCACGAGGCCGGACATTTTTGGGGCTTGGACCATACCGCGGTGAAATCGGCCACCATGTATGCCTACTACACGTCTCGATTCCGCACCGAAGATTTAGACGAGGACGACATCCAGGCCGCCGCCGAACTCTTTTGCGGCGAGCCCTTGCCCGCCGACGATGCCGACGAACCCAACGACGGTTTTTACAACTCGCGAGCCCTCGACGGACGGACCGAACTGAGCAACAACCGGCTATACGACGACGATTGGTACATCCTCGATCTCCAAGCCGGGCGCCGACTCAAAGTGACGATCACCGATGAATCCGCCGACCGCTTCAAGTCGATCGAATTGTGGGAATCCGGAGACGGGGCGGACTCGCGGGAACGCTGTGACGGCGATTGCGCGCAAGTGCTCGGCGAGGCCGGGGAGGCGCGCAAAGCGTGGTTGCGGATAACCGGCGATTACGATGAACACGGCGTCCGAAGCGCGACGTATTCGGCCCTCCTGGAACAAGTGCTGCCCGGCGAGGAAGGCGAACTGACCGACGACGACGAGCCCGGCGGCGACGGTGACGACGACGATGACAGCGGGCGCGGTTGCGCGACGTTGCACGCCGGGCGCGGCCCACTCGATTTGGGCATGTTTGTGTTGCTTAGCATGGTCGCGCTGCTCGTGTTGCGGCGCCGTCGACGTTAA
- a CDS encoding cyclic 2,3-diphosphoglycerate synthase gives MAAQKVVIAGAGGRDFHNFNVFFRDNENYQVVAFTATQIPNIDDRRYPPELAGSLYGEGIPIVPEAELVDLIREHSVDQVVFSYSDVAHQTVMSLASMVNAAGASFVLLGAEQTMLKAKVPVVSVCAVRTGCGKSQTTRKVVKLLQESGKRVVAIRHPMPYGNLVKQRVQRFAEMADLDKHECTIEEREEYEPHITSGIVCYAGVDYGAILAEAEKEADVIVWDGGNNDLPFYVSDLEIVIVDPHRVGDESTYYPGLTNTLRADVAIINKIDTADPEAVVELRQTLRQLNPDAKIIEAASPIFVDDPKVIEGGRVLAIEDGPTLTHGGMSYGVAVLAAERFGAVELVDPTPFLQGDYLGIFEKYDHLANLLPAIGYGDEQIADLQATFDAMECDVVIIGTPIDLRRLIDFGDTPTVRVRYELQEIGKPDLVDVLKEKGLI, from the coding sequence ATGGCCGCCCAGAAAGTGGTGATCGCCGGAGCCGGCGGACGTGATTTTCACAACTTCAACGTGTTTTTTCGCGATAATGAGAACTACCAGGTCGTCGCCTTTACGGCCACGCAAATCCCCAACATCGATGACCGCCGCTACCCGCCCGAGTTGGCGGGATCGCTCTACGGTGAAGGCATTCCGATCGTTCCCGAAGCTGAATTGGTCGATCTGATTCGAGAGCATTCGGTCGACCAAGTCGTTTTCTCCTATTCCGACGTCGCGCATCAAACCGTCATGTCGTTGGCCTCGATGGTCAACGCCGCCGGGGCGTCTTTCGTGCTGCTGGGCGCCGAGCAAACCATGCTCAAGGCGAAAGTGCCGGTGGTTTCGGTGTGCGCGGTTCGCACCGGTTGCGGCAAAAGCCAGACGACGCGCAAGGTCGTCAAGTTGCTGCAGGAGTCCGGCAAGCGCGTCGTGGCGATCCGTCATCCGATGCCTTACGGCAATTTGGTGAAGCAGCGGGTGCAGCGCTTTGCCGAAATGGCCGATTTGGACAAGCACGAATGCACGATCGAGGAGCGCGAGGAATACGAGCCGCACATCACAAGCGGCATTGTCTGCTACGCGGGGGTTGATTACGGCGCGATTCTGGCCGAGGCCGAGAAAGAAGCCGACGTGATCGTCTGGGACGGCGGCAACAACGACCTGCCCTTCTACGTTTCCGACTTGGAAATCGTCATCGTCGATCCGCACCGGGTCGGAGACGAAAGCACATATTATCCGGGCCTGACCAATACGCTGCGGGCCGACGTTGCGATCATCAACAAAATCGACACCGCCGACCCCGAGGCCGTCGTCGAACTGCGCCAAACGCTGCGCCAGTTGAATCCCGACGCCAAGATCATCGAAGCGGCGAGCCCGATTTTCGTGGACGACCCCAAGGTTATCGAGGGCGGGCGCGTCTTGGCCATCGAGGATGGCCCGACGCTCACCCACGGCGGCATGAGCTATGGCGTGGCCGTGTTGGCGGCGGAGCGTTTCGGGGCCGTGGAACTGGTCGATCCCACGCCTTTCCTGCAGGGCGATTATCTCGGCATCTTTGAAAAATACGATCATCTCGCCAATTTGCTGCCCGCGATCGGGTACGGCGATGAGCAAATTGCCGACTTGCAGGCCACGTTCGACGCGATGGAATGCGACGTGGTGATCATTGGTACGCCCATCGACTTGCGCCGCCTGATCGATTTCGGCGACACTCCAACGGTACGGGTCCGGTACGAACTGCAGGAAATCGGCAAGCCCGACCTAGTCGATGTCCTAAAAGAGAAAGGGCTGATTTGA